In a single window of the Nicotiana tomentosiformis chromosome 10, ASM39032v3, whole genome shotgun sequence genome:
- the LOC104103681 gene encoding protein BIG GRAIN 1-like E translates to MSITGIHPETTEKMSKKIIQWRNNDSGEIDVFEAAKYFSGANEEYYNNNNNNKHQSLRGGRMSFDMPIMRNSSLLPTQTTTYIMEKPMIKNKDQKKYKQPSSPGGRLASFLNSLFNQTSSKKKKSSKSSAQSLKDEDESPSGRRKRRSSISHFSFRSSSITTTTTNSSDSKSIYSSSNSGFRTPPPYTPTPTKSYKDFRSFSDQQQVVKYKQAAALQQEVCGDKKSTDYSWLDEKLKLSKNNGERYTKSTNSGLPYEKSKTYNKVVDVDDDDGADSDSSSDLFDLPNIDLDFYSSSGLPVYETTHMDNVKRGAPISSGPI, encoded by the coding sequence ATGTCCATCACTGGAATACATCCTGAAACTACTGAAAAAATGTCCAAGAAAATTATCCAATGGAGAAATAATGATTCAGGAGAGATTGATGTGTTTGAGGCAGCAAAGTATTTCTCAGGTGCAAATGAAgaatattacaacaacaacaacaacaacaagcatCAAAGTTTAAGAGGTGGAAGAATGAGTTTTGACATGCCTATAATGAGAAATTCATCACTTCTTCCTACACAAACTACTACTTATATTATGGAAAAACCAATGATCAAAAATAAAGATCAAAAGAAATACAAGCAACCAAGTTCTCCAGGTGGTAGACTTGCTAGTTTCTTGAATTCTCTCTTCAACCAAACATCATCCAAGAAAAAGAAATCATCAAAATCTTCAGCACAATCTTTGAAAGATGAAGATGAAAGTccaagtggaagaaggaaaagaagaagtAGTATAAGTCATTTTAGCTTTAGAAGCTCAAgcattactactactactactaataGTAGTGATTCAAAGTCCATTTACTCTTCATCAAATTCTGGTTTTAGAACTCCACCTCCTTATACTCCTACTCCTACAAAATCATATAAAGATTTTAGAAGCTTTTCAGATCAACAACAAGTAGTAAAGTATAAGCAAGCTGCAGCTTTACAACAAGAAGTATGTGGTGACAAGAAAAGCACAGATTATTCTTGGTTGGATGAGAAGTTAAAGTTGAGCAAAAATAATGGTGAAAGGTATACTAAGAGCACAAATAGTGGATTGCCATATGAGAAAAGCAAGACATATAACAAGGTTgttgatgttgatgatgatgatggtgcaGATAGTGATTCAAGTTCTGATTTGTTTGATTTACCAAATATTGACTTGGATTTCTATTCATCAAGTGGTTTGCCAGTTTATGAGACTACACATATGGATAATGTCAAGAGGGGTGCACCAATTTCCAGTGGCCCAATTTGA